One window of the Betta splendens chromosome 21, fBetSpl5.4, whole genome shotgun sequence genome contains the following:
- the LOC114847586 gene encoding immunoglobulin superfamily member 2-like: MKPYLCSTLLLWLGVFMDCGEAQVMTEVPVGPLYRVEGSPLIISCNVSGFARKLSQKQFEFRIKKPAKPVEINIISSEDNFFAYAMYADRVRNKDITLEYVNANSVLFKIGTLQKDDEGEYECTVLNKEGSYRGTYSAVITVKVLDNSLSVSSSEPATLDLNEGDPLALTCQASSNTIQHTHLSFAWYLQAPGEDAARTIVTLDKDFVLSAGQEFDARFRAGHIRLDKVGEAEYQLKMDELQVSDRGRIYCHAHEWVQDPDRSWYCVTDQKSGETQVNVKAREVESDTSPLLVRITAQQSVLYEGQGLSLTCSIDTPDLEQKFFSVAWLWGNVSLATLGPTGVLSVGPDYRSRENEGELRASRSGLRDYRLVLMPVRTTDHGEYTCRAWPQERGQDGRFVQGGAQDSKPQLVSISASESGITVEMQGNFTVNEGDRLKLTCKVGGVKGQLSVTWLHKSASAPAAAFADVISLSQEGVAEKGAEFRSRKVRAERPAGDVFTLELDEVTPSSSGVYQCAVSEWKTNSKTNSQSQTKTVTVTPIDKFAKVSLKSRNSRVTLGENVELMCRVTGPRMPVTVTWSLQRDGTTPDNILTLYFDGSISWFGSHQRYQLRVENQKSQVVHYLLITGATYREAGAYQCSVSVFLQNAHRKLPPSNLLAVVVQKPVYDLRLAEKEQQQLSVMEGEDVEFKCSVVSDPSNPLPFYKVAWFYSGPGSSESSVSLVELDHMGVLRFPENQALRGLQGRLHLSRPARSSFLLSIQRAREGDGGSYQCRAELYQQDPEGVWQQEAADSGGPVELSVNVTENNLLLKMEESEMNVTSDFTIPCNIDRQSSNDSEFQVTWFWQSRDDAKPRPIFTSRRDSTLQDRSGKDFQLRFYRPLSNQFSLSVLMPGPATSGLYFCEVEEWLPSLSRSWRKVAVEKSKSLTINVQTDARASSDAVCMSVAWIGVLAAVTALSLLAVLGLALKMCLCSVSGGKKGAQSLWAEQLPLDTKPGAEG, from the exons ATGAAGCCTTACCTGTGCTCCACCTTACTTCTCTGGCTCGGTGTGTTCATGGACTGCG GAGAGGCCCAGGTGATGACTGAAGTGCCGGTGGGGCCTCTGTACCGCGTGGAGGGCTCTCCCCTCATCATCTCCTGCAATGTGAGCGGCTTCGCCAGAAAGCTCTCGCAGAAACAGTTTGAATTTCGCATCAAGAAACCTGCAAAACCAGTTGAAATCAACATAATCAGCAGTGAAGACAACTTCTTTGCCTATGCCATGTATGCAGACCGCGTGAGGAACAAGGACATAACTCTGGAATACGTGAACGCAAACTCAGTCCTCTTTAAAATAGGAACCCTACAGAAAGATGACGAAGGGGAATACGAGTGTACTGTACTCAACAAAGAAGGCAGTTACAGAGGAACCTACAGCGCTGTGATCACAGTTAAAG TTCTGGACAATTCCCTCAGTGTCTCATCAAGCGAACCCGCAACGTTGGACTTGAACGAAGGCGACCCGCTCGCTTTGACATGCCAAGCCTCCAGCAACACCATCCAGCACACCCACCTGTCCTTCGCCTGGTACCTGCAGGCGCCGGGCGAAGACGCTGCTCGGACCATCGTGACTCTGGACAAGGACTTCGTGCTGAGCGCGGGCCAGGAGTTCGACGCGCGCTTCCGAGCGGGACACATACGGTTGGATAAGGTTGGAGAGGCTGAGTATCAGCTGAAAatggatgagctgcaggtgtcgGACCGCGGGAGGATCTACTGCCACGCTCACGAGTGGGTCCAAGACCCTGATCGCTCCTGGTACTGTGTCACCGACCAGAAGTCAGGGGAAACACAAGTGAATGTCAAAGCCAGAG AGGTGGAGTCAGACACGTCGCCTCTGCTGGTGAGGATCACAGCACAGCAGTCGGTTCTGTACGAGGGGCAGGGGCTGTCCCTGACCTGCAGCATCGACACACCGGACCTGGAGCAGAAGTTCTTCTCTGTCGCCTGGCTCTGGGGAAACGTCTCGCTGGCCACGCTGGGCCCCACGGGCGTTCTGAGCGTGGGGCCGGACTACAGGTCCCGAGAGAATGAAGGCGAGCTCAGGGCCTCTCGATCCGGCCTCAGAGATTACCGTCTGGTACTGATGCCCGTCAGAACTACAGATCACGGAGAATATACCTGTCGAGCCTGGCCTCAGGAGAGAGGGCAGGACGGACGCTTTGTTCAGGGTGGAGCCCAGGACTCCAAGCCCCAGCTGGTCAGCATTTCTGCATCGG AAAGCGGGATTACTGTTGAAATGCAAGGCAACTTCACTGTTAACGAGGGCGACAGGCTGAAGCTCACCTGTAAAGTGGGCGGAGTCAAGGGCCAGCTCTCCGTCACCTGGCTGCACAAATCGGCGTCCGCGCCGGCGGCCGCGTTTGCCGACGTCATCAGCCTCAGTCAGGAGGGAGTGGCGGAGAAGGGGGCGGAGTTCAGGAGCCGCAAGGTGAGAGCAGAGCGTCCGGCCGGTGACGTCTTCACCCTGGAGCTCGATGAGGTCACGCCGTCCAGCTCGGGCGTCTACCAGTGTGCTGTGTCTGAATGGAAGACCAACAGTAAGACCAACAGCCAGTCACAAACcaagactgtgactgtgactcctATAG ATAAGTTTGCGAAGGTGTCTCTGAAAAGTCGCAACAGCAGAGTGACCCTGGGGGAGAACGTGGAGCTGATGTGCCGGGTCACGGGACCCCGCATGCCCGTCACCGTGACGTGGAGCCTGCAGCGCGACGGCACCACCCCCGATAACATCCTGACGCTGTACTTCGACGGCTCCATCAGCTGGTTCGGGAGCCACCAGCGGTACCAGCTGCGGGTGGAGAACCAGAAGAGCCAGGTGGTCCACTACCTGCTCATCACTGGGGCGACCTACAGGGAGGCGGGCGCCTACCAGTGCAGCGTGTCGGTGTTCCTGCAGAACGCGCACAGGAAGCTGCCTCCGTCCAACCTGCTGGCCGTGGTGGTGCAGAAGCCAG TCTACGACCTTCGTCTcgcagagaaggagcagcagcagctgagcgtcATGGAGGGAGAGGACGTGGAGTTCAAGTGCAGCGTCGTCTCCGACCCGTCCAACCCGCTTCCCTTCTACAAAGTAGCCTGGTTCTACTCCGGGCCCGGCTCCTCCGAGAGCAGCGTCTCCCTGGTGGAGCTGGATCACATGGGCGTGCTGAGGTTCCCGGAGAACCAGGCGCTGCGCGGCCTGCAGGGGCGGCTCCATCTGTCCCGACCCGCtcgcagcagcttcctcctgaGCATTCAAAGGGCCCGCGAGGGGGACGGCGGCAGCTACCAGTGCCGCGCCGAGCTGTACCAGCAGGACCCCGAAGGCGTctggcagcaggaggcggcCGACAGCGGCGGCCCGGTGGAGCTGTCTGTGAATGTTACAG AAAACAACCTTCTCCTCAAAATGGAGGAGTCTGAGATGAACGTGACCAGCGACTTCACGATCCCCTGTAACATCGACCGGCAGTCCAGCAACGACTCTGAGTTCCAGGTCACGTGGTTCTGGCAGAGCAGGGACGACGCGAAGCCACGCCCCATCTTCACCTCCCGCAGAGACTCCACCCTTCAGGACAGGTCTGGGAAGGATTTCCAGCTCAGGTTTTACCGCCCGCTCTCAAACCAGTTCAGCCTCTCAGTCCTGATGCCAGGGCCTGCAACCAGCGGCCTCTACTTCTGCGAGGTGGAGGAGTGGCTGCCATCTTTGTCCCGCAGTTGGAGAAAGGTTGCAGTGGAGAAGTCAAAGTCTCTGACTATTAATGTCCAAACAGACG CCCGGGCCTCCTCTGATGCTGTTTGCATGTCAGTTGCCTGGATTGGGGTACTCGCCGCTGTTACTGCACTCTCGCTGCTGGCTGTATTAGGGCTGGCGCTCAagatgtgtttgtgcagcgtCTCGGGAGGAAAGAAGGGAGCCCAGTCTCTGTGGGCAGAGCAACTGCCTCTTGACACCAAACCAGGTGCAGAGGGTTGA